In Bacteroidales bacterium, the genomic stretch GTTGTGGCTATCCTGGGGTTGGGCAACAAACCCACCGACTATAACCAAAAAGATGTAGATACGGTGTCCTACCTGGCTGATGTTACTTGGGAGGTTGTTCAGCAGAAAGAGACTATAGAATCATTACGGGAGAGCGAAGCCCGTTTCCGGACCATTTATGATAATACGGAAATCGGCCTCGCCCGTGTATCGCTTGATTACAGAATTGAAGCAGCCAATGAAGCTTACCTCGAGATGCTGGGGTATAATCAAAGCGAACTGATTGGCAAATATCTTATGGAGGTTACTCATTCTGATAATATAAAGGGAAATTTGGCTATGCAAGAGCGACTTGCAGCGGGCGAGATTGATCATTTTCGTATGGAAAAACGTTTCATTCATAAAAATGGGCAGATTGTATATGGTATTCTCGACGCCAATCTCATCCGCGACTCCGATGGCAACCCCTCCTACTGCATAGGAAGTGTGGTGGATATTACCAAACGCAAAGAATCGGAGCAGGCGTTAAAGGAAAGTGAACGCAAATTGCAGACCCTAATGAGCAACCTCCAGGGAATGGTTTACCGCTGCCGGAATAAAGGAACATGGCCCATGGAGTTTGTTAGTCGGGGTTGCCTGCAGCTTACGGGGTACCAGCCCGAAGAGATCATGAAAGGTGAGCCTCTTGACTACGGAGAAGTGATCCATCCGGAGGACAGAAAATTTGTCTGGGATGCTGTTCAGGATTCTATTGCAAAAAACAGCCATTTTCAGCTTGAATATCGTATAATAACCAAAGACGGCCAACTCAAATGGGTTTGGGAACGCGGAATTGTAGTTGACAGAAACAGTAGCGATGTACTCGAAGGTTTCATCATGGATGTTACCCAACGCAAGGAGGCAGAGATGAAAATTGAGGAAAAGAATGAAGCACTGAAAAACAGCCTGGAACAAATTAAAAAGATCAATAACGAATTGGAGCAAGCCAAAGAAAAGGCAGAAGAAAGCGACCGGCTTAAATCTGCCTTCCTGGCCAACATGAGCCATGAAATCCGCACACCCATGAACGGGATTATGGGATTTGCCCATCTGTTGAAAAAAGCCCCACCTTCCGCTGAAAAAAGACAGGAATATATTGAAGTGATCGAACAAAGCGGAACACGGATGCTGAACATCATCAATGACCTGATAGATATTTCCAGGATAGAAGCCGGGCAGGTGGATATTCATCCCTCAGAATTCAATTTCAATGAACAGCTCAGCTATCTTTACACTTTTTTTCAGCCCGAAGCAGAAGCAAAGGGCCTGAATCTTACCGTTACCAAACCCCTCCCGGATGATCAGACGCTCATCTATACCGACAAGGACAAATTTTATCTCGTCCTCTCCAATTTGATTAAAAACGCTGTTAAATACACCCATGAAGGTAGCATACATTTCGGATATTTGCAGAAGGGGAAAGATTTGGAGTTTTATGTGGAAGATACCGGTATAGGCATTCCCGAAGAGAAACAACAAGCCATATTTGATCGTTTTGTGCAGGCGGATATGAGTACTGGCAGTTCTTACGAAGGCGCAGGGCTAGGTCTGGCGATCACCAAAGCATACGTGGAGATGCTTGGAGGTGAAATCTTTCTCGAATCTAAGGTAGGAGCAGGCACCCGGTTCTCTTTTACCATTCCATATATTTACGGAAAAGCAAGTGAATCAGATCATGAATCTTCAGCTTCGGATACAACAACAGACAAAATGAAAAATATAACCCTTTTGATTGTAGAAGATGACGAAACGACAGATTTATATATCACCGAGCTGCTGCAAGACAAATGCAAAGCCATACTTCATGCGAAAGACGGCAATGAAGCAGTTAAACTTGTGCGGGAAAGAGATGATATCGACATGATCCTAATGGACATCAAGATGCCCAACATGGATGGATATACGGCTACACAAAAAATCCGGGAATTGAATAAAAAGATTGTCATCATAGCCCAAACCGCTTATGCACTTGCGGGAGACCGGGAAAAAGCCATTGAGGCCGGTTGCGATGACTATCTGAGCAAACCCATAGATGAAGGAGATTTGCTTGAAGTGGTGAAAAGGAATATACCCTAACCCAGATAAACTGGAAATCCTAATTTCTAATTTCTAAATCCTAAAATTTACATCAAAATGCATACAACAATGAGATGGTTACGGTTTCCGATCATGTTTCTATCGGTTTTGGGCATCATCATGCTGTTTTCCTGTGAGCAGAAACCTTCTGAAACCACTGAAATCAAAGGTGTTTATGGCAATCCCAAGCCCTTATGGGACAAAGGCCACAACCTCAGCGACCTTGGCGTCAATGCCATTTTTGTGCACAGGGGCTCCATCAACCGGGAGATGATCGACCGGGCCAGGAAGGAAGGGCTGAAAGTCTTCTCCGAATTTCCCACCCTAAACGGCAAAAACTATGTAGAAGATCATCCCGAAGCCTGGCCCGTCAATGCCAAAGGAGAAAAGGCAGAACAAGCTTCTTGGTTCATGGGCGTATGCCCAACGGACCCCGGATTCCGTGAATACCGGTTCAATCAATTGCGTGAGCTGCTTTCCAATTATGAACTGAACGGGGTTTGGATGGACTATGTGCACTGGCATGCCCAGTTCGAGGAACCCGAGCCCATCCTGCCGGAAACCTGCTTCTGCGATAATTGCCTGAAAAACTTTTCAGCCAATGCCGATGTTGATCTGCCTGAAGGAAACACCAAAGAAAAAGCCAGTTGGATATTAACCAACCGGGAAGACACATGGCGCGACTGGCGTTGCGAGGTCATTCACGACTGGGCCAAAAAGATGAAAAGCATCATCAATGAATTGCAGCCAGAGACTTTACTGGGCCTTTACCACTGCCCCTGGAACGATGAAGAATTCAACGGCGCCCGGCGCCGCATCCTGGGACTCGATTACGACATGCTGAAAGAAACCATCGACGTGTTTTCTCCGATGGTTTATCACGGGAGAATGGAAAGAGCACCGGAATGGGTCCGGGAAAACATCCGGTGGCATTCCGACCGGCTGGAGGTACAATACAACGATTATCCAAAACTATGGCCCATCGTGCAGGCCCACAACGATCCGGGCATCATCTCCCCCGAAGAGTTCAAAACCGTCTTGAAAGGCGGGTTAGCAGGAAAATCTACAGGAGTGATGATGTTCACCACCCATGCAATAGCAGAAGATGAAAGCAAGATCAAAGTGATGAAGAAAGTTTATACCCAATCTCAGGAAAACCCCTAAAATAAACTCCACATCCGATTTCATCCAATCGCCATCGCCCTGGCGGGGTTTTCAACGGTTACCAGCCGGACCTCCTCATCCGTAAAACCGGCAGCTTTCATCATGGGGACAAATGATTTCACCAGCACATCAAAGTGCCTTTTCATGGAACCTTCCGGCGGAAATGAGGAGCCGTCATGAGACAAAAGCACCCGATTCAACAGTCCCTGCTTTTTGAATTCACGCATGATATCCAAGTCCTCTTTAAGTGTGCTGCTGTCAAATGTTTTTTGGCTCTTGAAATCGTAATAGGGTTGCCGCAGGTCATCGATTGAAATCCAGGCACCTTTCCGGGCTGCATCAACCGTGGCACCTGTATCAGCCCCCTGGGCATGCACCCAGATCCAGGAATTGAGGTTTACTCCGTGGTGACGGAATATGTCCATTTCTTTTCGGGCTCCTTCCAAATTGCCTCCTGTATGAACGGCAATGCTCAGACCGGTTTCCTTACTGGTTATGGCAGCAGCTTCGACCAGCTTTTGATCCGTCTTTGACATTCCGCCGGAATCAATGGCCGTTTTGATGAATCCGGGTTTAACAGAGCCCTCAATTCCGTCGTTGAATTCGGCAATCCACTTTTCAGCAAGCTTTTCGGGACTGGTAGAATCAACAAAAGAAGGAACATACCGGTCATCGGCCGCACCGTAAAAACCGGTATTGGCCACAATATTCATCCCCGAACGCTTGGACAGTTCCTTGAGGATACCTGCATCACGTCCGAAATAAGCCGTTGTGCAATCGGCTATAGTCTGTATACCCAGAGTTTTGAGATATTTCAAATAAGGAACCACCTCGCTGTATACCTGTTGTTCTTCATATACCGGCGGTTCGGCTGGTTCCATACCGAACCGGGAAAGAACATGCTCATGGGTCAGGAACGTGCCTGCTTCTGATAATGAAATCGGACCGGTAACGGTCATTATGGTTTTTTTATCCAGGGCGCCTTCGGTGCCAAACGCTTTTACACCGGGGGCCAAAGTAAGACCTGCGGCACCCAGTAATGAAGTTCTGAGGAAATCTCTTCTTGTTGTCATAGTGATGTCATTTTTTATTCATGTTAATTTGTTTAATATAAGGAATGAAACGTCCATGGTATGGGCTATCTATCTAGTCAATAAATTAATTAAAAAACAAAGAGTTCGGTTTTAAAAGCTAATTTTTATGCACACGGCGCTTAGCGTCTACTATAACTGTTTGTCAATCAATACAATAATTTTGACACCTTTAGCTGAGAGAGTCGCTTAGCGCCTTTTTAGACCAGACTCAACAAACAGATGAATGAAAACACCCGAACGCCATTTGATTTATATCAAGCCCAAAAAGTTATATATTCCAATTATCATTATGTCAAACATCCCTAATGAAGATTATGTTCAAAAAGAAAAATAATCCTGTTCATTTTTATATTTTCTGCGATATTCCCTGGGTGTACAATTCATTCTGGCGCAGAACAACCTGTTGAAATAGGCCTGGTTGTATAAACCCGATTCCAGTATGATCTCAGAAATATTCTTACTGGTTTGAATGAGCAACCTACAGGCATAACCGATCCGCATATCCTGTAAAAATGCGGTAACCGATTTTCCGGTACGTTGCTTAAAATATCTTGAAAAAGCAGAAGGATTCATATGGGCTTTTTCGGCAATTTGATCTATGGAAATCTTTTCCTGGAAATGATTAATCATAAAATTATATACCTCGTTCATCCTTTTCTCATCCCTGGGATTTATGGAATTTAAAAATCCTTCGCTGCAGAGATAATAATAATCCCTTTCACGATAAATCAGATCCAGTATTTCCAAAAAAAGGCCAATTCTCTCCAATCCCTTTATATGAACCATTTTCTTTAACCGTGATTGAATTTTCCGGTCATAATTACGGAATCTTATGCCTCTTTTTGCCAATTCAAAAAAATTCTTAAGTGGGGAGAGCTCCGGAACATCATATTGATTGATTCCAAGAAAATATTCGCTGAATTTTAAGATAATGGCTTCACATTTGGATGTCGACTCATCACCACGACATCGCGCATTGGTTTTCCAGTAATGTGGCGTGTTGCTGCCCAGAAAAACCAAATCTCCCGGCTGGAACTTTTCCACGTGATTGCCAACAAAACGGGTGCCCCTTCCTTGTAATATCAGGTTGACTTCTAACTCCGGGTGAAAATGCCATGGATTATCAAAATAGTCAACCCGATCATAACGAATATGAATGGAAGAATTTTGGGGATAGATGACTTTCAGATACCAAGGAAGCATATATAATTTTTTTGTTAAAAATAAAAAATCTTTTGTAATGCAATGACAGCATTATTATCTGCAAAAATAACATTAATACAGAATAGCAGTTTTCCATATTTTTGTCATGTGTATATATACTGGCGAGATACCAAACTCATTAAAACAAATACCCTATTAACAAATTACGAATATAATTAAGCAAAAAATCATGATGCTAACCAACAAACTTCTTGCTCCACTCACTCTTTTGCTGATCTTATTTACCTTCACAAACAGCAAGAGCCAGGATATGATTCGTACAAACCCCAATCCCCGGGTAAAATTTGATATTGGGATTGCTTCCTATGCATTTCGGGAAAAGCCCCTAAGCGAAGTACTGGAGGTTACTAAAATGCTAGACATTCACAAGCTTGCCGTAAAGAGCATGCACATGCCTCTTGATGCTTCATCAGGGGAGATATCAAATATCATTGAAAAAGCCCGGGAAAAAGATGTGGATATTTACGCGGGTGCGGTCATATACATGGATACAAAAGAAAAAGTCCGGCAGGCATTCGAATATGCCAACCAAGCGGATATGGAAGTTATTGTAGGCGTACCGGAGCCTTCCCTCATGGATTTATGCGAACAAATGGTTAAGAAGTATGACATGAAGCTGGCCATTCATATGCATGGGCATTGGGACATGCTTTACCCGTCCCCTGAAAGCGCTTACAAGATGGTAAAAAACAGGGATCCACGAATGGGAATTTGTATTGATGTTGGCCACGCACTAAGAATCAATTTGGATCCGGCAGAAGAGATCAGGCAATACGGTGACCGGATTCTGGATGTACAGTTCTGGGATGTATCCT encodes the following:
- a CDS encoding PAS domain S-box protein is translated as MKQSKAPDDGVNGVIENSTRNNRADKKKTLSWDKLSDHSLTLVLLSIGFGLLVWIIDALLDHLVFYRNYGTFLETLITNPQENEIYSRIVLVGSFLVFGAVIAVLFSRRRRVEQELIHQEAKLHATFDSIGDAVISTNVQSRVTMMNPVAEQLTGWDKTEARGEPLYKVFPIINKTSRKEVDNPVDKVLREGKIVGLANHTVLLSKDGREIPIADSAAPIKDEKKKVNGVVLVFRDQTEERFSQHLMETRLSLIEYASYHTKKELLTRVLDEVEKFADSSISFYHFVEPDQKTLSLQQWSSRTLKNSCKADDTGRHYNIDRAGVWVDCVYKKEPVVHNDYKSLPHRKGMPENHPRIDRELVVPVIRDDKVVAILGLGNKPTDYNQKDVDTVSYLADVTWEVVQQKETIESLRESEARFRTIYDNTEIGLARVSLDYRIEAANEAYLEMLGYNQSELIGKYLMEVTHSDNIKGNLAMQERLAAGEIDHFRMEKRFIHKNGQIVYGILDANLIRDSDGNPSYCIGSVVDITKRKESEQALKESERKLQTLMSNLQGMVYRCRNKGTWPMEFVSRGCLQLTGYQPEEIMKGEPLDYGEVIHPEDRKFVWDAVQDSIAKNSHFQLEYRIITKDGQLKWVWERGIVVDRNSSDVLEGFIMDVTQRKEAEMKIEEKNEALKNSLEQIKKINNELEQAKEKAEESDRLKSAFLANMSHEIRTPMNGIMGFAHLLKKAPPSAEKRQEYIEVIEQSGTRMLNIINDLIDISRIEAGQVDIHPSEFNFNEQLSYLYTFFQPEAEAKGLNLTVTKPLPDDQTLIYTDKDKFYLVLSNLIKNAVKYTHEGSIHFGYLQKGKDLEFYVEDTGIGIPEEKQQAIFDRFVQADMSTGSSYEGAGLGLAITKAYVEMLGGEIFLESKVGAGTRFSFTIPYIYGKASESDHESSASDTTTDKMKNITLLIVEDDETTDLYITELLQDKCKAILHAKDGNEAVKLVRERDDIDMILMDIKMPNMDGYTATQKIRELNKKIVIIAQTAYALAGDREKAIEAGCDDYLSKPIDEGDLLEVVKRNIP
- a CDS encoding twin-arginine translocation signal domain-containing protein — translated: MTTRRDFLRTSLLGAAGLTLAPGVKAFGTEGALDKKTIMTVTGPISLSEAGTFLTHEHVLSRFGMEPAEPPVYEEQQVYSEVVPYLKYLKTLGIQTIADCTTAYFGRDAGILKELSKRSGMNIVANTGFYGAADDRYVPSFVDSTSPEKLAEKWIAEFNDGIEGSVKPGFIKTAIDSGGMSKTDQKLVEAAAITSKETGLSIAVHTGGNLEGARKEMDIFRHHGVNLNSWIWVHAQGADTGATVDAARKGAWISIDDLRQPYYDFKSQKTFDSSTLKEDLDIMREFKKQGLLNRVLLSHDGSSFPPEGSMKRHFDVLVKSFVPMMKAAGFTDEEVRLVTVENPARAMAIG
- a CDS encoding family 10 glycosylhydrolase gives rise to the protein MRWLRFPIMFLSVLGIIMLFSCEQKPSETTEIKGVYGNPKPLWDKGHNLSDLGVNAIFVHRGSINREMIDRARKEGLKVFSEFPTLNGKNYVEDHPEAWPVNAKGEKAEQASWFMGVCPTDPGFREYRFNQLRELLSNYELNGVWMDYVHWHAQFEEPEPILPETCFCDNCLKNFSANADVDLPEGNTKEKASWILTNREDTWRDWRCEVIHDWAKKMKSIINELQPETLLGLYHCPWNDEEFNGARRRILGLDYDMLKETIDVFSPMVYHGRMERAPEWVRENIRWHSDRLEVQYNDYPKLWPIVQAHNDPGIISPEEFKTVLKGGLAGKSTGVMMFTTHAIAEDESKIKVMKKVYTQSQENP
- a CDS encoding AraC family transcriptional regulator → MLPWYLKVIYPQNSSIHIRYDRVDYFDNPWHFHPELEVNLILQGRGTRFVGNHVEKFQPGDLVFLGSNTPHYWKTNARCRGDESTSKCEAIILKFSEYFLGINQYDVPELSPLKNFFELAKRGIRFRNYDRKIQSRLKKMVHIKGLERIGLFLEILDLIYRERDYYYLCSEGFLNSINPRDEKRMNEVYNFMINHFQEKISIDQIAEKAHMNPSAFSRYFKQRTGKSVTAFLQDMRIGYACRLLIQTSKNISEIILESGLYNQAYFNRLFCARMNCTPREYRRKYKNEQDYFSF